A region of Panicum virgatum strain AP13 chromosome 8N, P.virgatum_v5, whole genome shotgun sequence DNA encodes the following proteins:
- the LOC120685055 gene encoding uncharacterized protein LOC120685055: protein MPPALENVKAITTRGGKTTQDPPYPNHVNRKKASPVAEEPPREEEPEKVHKGKMAPHEFYDTQVLSFPMRAKKPSTNEQFSRFVEMIQQVNINLPLMDAMKVPTYARYIKDIINNKRPLPTTEVIKLTKACSAAILQQLPEKKKDPGFPTIKCSIGAQNFDKALCDLGASVSVMPKAIFDQLNYTELIPTPMQLQLADSSVWHPEGITEDVPVRVRECFIPVDFVVLDMDNQKETTLILGRPFLNTVDAHIDVGAGEI, encoded by the coding sequence ATGCCCCCTGCTCTGGAGAACGTTAAGGCGATAACCACACGAGGAGGTAAAACTACTCAAGATCCGccttatcctaaccatgttAACAGGAAGAAAGCAAGCCCGGTGGCAGAAGAACCACCTCGGGAGGAGGAACCCGAGAAGGTTCATAAAGGGAAGATGGCTCCGCATGAATTCTATGATACTCAAGTATTGTCGTTCCCTATGAGGGCAAAGAAGCCAAGTACAAATGAGCAGTTCAGCCGCTTTGTTGAGATGATACAGCAGGTGAACATCAATTTGCCCTTGATGGATGCAATGAAGGTTCCGACCTATGCTCGTTACATCAAGGATATAATTAACAACAAGCGCCCACTACCAACTACTGAGGTAATAAAGCTCACTAAGGCATGCAGTGCAGCTATACTTCAACAATTGcctgagaagaagaaggatccaGGATTCCCAACTATCAAATGTTCGATAGGGGCACAGAACTTCGACAAAGCCTTATGTGATCTGGGAGCCAGTGTTAGTGTGATGCCGAAGGCAATCTTCGACCAACTCAATTACACAGAGTTGATACCAACACCCATGCAGTTGCAATTGGCTGACTCCTCAGTATGGCACCCAGAAGGAATCACTGAGGATGTCCCAGTGAGAGTACGGGAATGTTTCATCCCAGTCGACTTTGTGGTACTTGATATGGATAATCAGAAGGAGACTACTCTCATTCTAGGACGTCCATTCCTCAATACAGTAGATGCACATATTGATGTTGGGGCAGGAGAAATCTGA